A stretch of Christensenellaceae bacterium DNA encodes these proteins:
- a CDS encoding cobalt transporter, whose product MRHIFTIYHPSVIFLYLAAVLVCTMFSMQPVYLLISFLAGSMYAVYLGGARKYFSSLSFLLMMFAVIALLNPLFNHRGLTVLFYLFDEPVTLEAFVYGLCAGLKLLSVFIWFSCYAALMTNDKFLYLFGRILPTTALMVSMTLKLIPQTAYRARCVMNAQDGMNMRQEKKKQRFKNAVRTASVLMGWSMEDSVETADSMRARGYGAKKRTTFSPFKLERHDILSLAVICGLAGLSVASILVIGGTFMYYPYLAGIEENIWAYIPYGLLLFYPLILEGKERLAWKKLR is encoded by the coding sequence ATGCGGCATATTTTTACGATCTACCATCCGAGCGTCATTTTCCTGTATCTGGCGGCTGTGCTCGTGTGCACGATGTTCAGCATGCAGCCGGTCTATCTTTTGATTTCTTTTCTAGCGGGAAGTATGTATGCGGTCTATCTGGGTGGGGCGCGTAAATACTTTTCTTCGCTTTCGTTCCTGCTCATGATGTTTGCCGTCATCGCGCTGCTAAACCCGCTTTTTAACCATCGCGGGCTTACGGTACTGTTTTATTTGTTTGACGAACCGGTCACGCTGGAAGCTTTCGTCTATGGGCTATGCGCAGGACTGAAGCTGCTCAGTGTATTCATTTGGTTTTCGTGCTATGCGGCGCTGATGACAAACGATAAGTTCCTTTATTTGTTCGGCAGGATATTGCCCACGACGGCGCTGATGGTATCCATGACTTTGAAGCTGATCCCGCAGACGGCATACAGGGCGCGGTGCGTGATGAATGCGCAGGACGGGATGAACATGCGGCAGGAAAAGAAAAAGCAGCGTTTCAAAAATGCTGTGCGCACCGCTTCGGTTCTGATGGGATGGAGCATGGAGGATAGCGTTGAAACGGCGGATTCTATGCGCGCACGCGGATATGGCGCCAAAAAGCGGACGACGTTTTCCCCGTTCAAGCTGGAACGGCACGATATTTTATCGCTGGCCGTCATATGCGGCTTGGCCGGACTGAGCGTCGCCAGTATCCTCGTGATTGGCGGAACATTTATGTATTATCCATATCTTGCGGGGATCGAAGAAAATATATGGGCCTATATTCCATATGGGCTCCTGCTTTTTTATCCCCTGATCCTGGAGGGAAAGGAACGGCTCGCATGGAAAAAATTACGGTAG